GACGAAATCGGAAAACTGACAGCCATTCAGAGACATACTAAAACAAAGATCCTTCCAAGAGATATCCCCTCCAAAAAGGATGTCCGCAATGTAAAAGAAGAACAGATAGCGGATACAATCAGAGTGAGCATCAGGTCAGGAAACCTTGAAAGATACGACGAGTGGGTTGAAGAACTTGCACAGGAAGGACACAATTACAGGGACATTGCAGCAGCCCTTGCAAAGTTACTGATCAGGGAAGGAAAATAAACCCATATCCGGGAGCATATAATATGAAAGATTTTGTTATAATAGGCCACAAAGCACTTACTACCGGGGACTTTTCCCTTAATGACCTGCCTGGATCCGCAGGACGCATGGACATACTTTGCAGATGCATAAATTCTGCATTGTTCCTCTCACATGGAATGAGGAGAGACATCAACGTTCATCTGATCCTGCTGGGAGAACCCGATCCCGGTAAAATAGTTCGTTTCAACGGAGAAGAACTCAGGTACCTCAACCCTGACGAGAGAAGCAGCGGCTCACTGATAAAAAAAGCACTGGAGAAGGTTGCAACGGATTTCGAAACACGTTCCACCCCCGGAGTCCGGATCCGTCGTGGTGGGCTGGAAAAGCTCATGCAGGAATTTATTGACGATAACAGGAATATATACTATCTTAGAGAGGACGGAGAAGACATCAGAGATGTGAATGATCTTGCAGATGATGCTGTTTTCGTGCTTGGGGACCATATGGGTGTTACAGAGGAAGAAGAAGATATAATAAACAAAGGTGCCAGTAAAACGTTATCTATCGGCCCCCTGTCACTTCATTCCGATCACTGTATAACAATCATACTGAACGACCTGGACCGGCTGGAACAACCCAAAAATGATTAATTACAGGTCAACCATTTCGTGCCAATCATATAGATACTAGTAGATAAGTGATCAAATGACCATACTTGAAACTGCTAAAAAGATAATAAATGAAGGGCCTATCTGTGATAACTGCATGGGAAGGCAGTTTGCCAAGTTGTCCACGGGTCTTACAAATGTGGAAAGGGGGCAGGCTGTAAAGCTCTCCCTTGCCATGGAAGGAGACCTTCTCTTAAAGGAGAGCGGAGATGACAGCATCTTAAAAGAACTTGCTCCAAGCAGTGCTTTTGCAAGAAAGAGCCTTGGAATCAAGACAGATGATGAAAAATGCTGGGTATGCCTTGGCCTGTATGACAATCTTGATACCTGGGCAGACCGTGCGATCGAAGCTGTCGGCGATATCGAGTACTCCACATTTCTGGTAGGAACCAAGATTAGTGGCCTGCTTGCCGAGAACGAGGAAATACTCTGGAGCGAGTGCGGGATCACACATGCCGAGCAGTTCAAGACGGAACTGAACAGAGAGGTCGGAAAACTCATTGCTGCACGCACCGGTAAAGAAGTAGAGTTTGAAAGACCTGATGTACTTTTTACACTTGATATCGCAAACGATAAGGTAGATCTTCAGATACGCTCGCTCTATATCCAGGGCAGGTACAGGAAACTTATCAGAGGGATCCCGCAGACCAGATGGCCCTGCAAGGGCTGTGGCGGCAGAGGTTGTGAAAAATGTGATTTCACAGGCAAGCAGTATCCTGAGTCTGTGGATGAAATTATCCGCGTAGAAGTCGTTAGAACGTGCAAGTCCGAAGACACCACTTTCCACGGAGCCGGAAGAGAGGATATCGATGCACTGATGCTTGGCAGCGGCAGACCCTTTGTGGTTGAAGCCGTTGAACCGGCAATACGCTCTATCGATGTGGATGAGCTTGAAAAGAAAATCAATGCATTTGCCGGTGGCAAAGTGGAAGTAGAAGGACTGAAGATCGTTGAGAAAGATGTGATCGAGACACTGAAAAGCTCTCAGGCGGATAAAGTTTATAAGCTAAAAGTTACATTCAATGAGCCTGTTTCCAGGGAAAAGCTTATATCTTCCATCAACAATCTGGTCGGAGCTGAGATATCACAGAGAACACCACAGCGTGTATCCCACAGAAGGGCTGATCTGGTCAGGAAAAGGCGTGTCCATGACATGCAACTGCTGGAATTTACAGATGAGTATGCTATTATACAGGTACACTGTGACGGCGGATTATATGTAAAGGAACTCACTTCCAGCGATGAGGGAAGAACGCAGCCAAGCCTTACAGGTGAACTTGGTGTCCAGGCAAAGGTCACCGAACTCGATGTCATAAACGTAGACATCTGAAGACATCTGTCCATGACTGCTTTAGATAAGTCTTAAACTAACGAACTAATCATTAACTGAAAATAGAATTCAATAGAATCTTGTTGATCAACGGAGGAAAAATCATGCCAACATCACACGGAGAGAAATGCTGTACACGTTATAAACTGAAGAAGAGCGTCAGGGAAAGAGGACTTTCACCTGTAAGCAAGGCAATCCAGGAGTTCGATGAGGGACAGATGGTACATATTGACATCGACCCAAGCATCCAGAAGGGAATGCCACACGCCAGGTATCAGGGAAGGACCGGAAAGATCATCGGTCAGAGAGGACGTGCCTACCTGCTTCAGGTCAGGGACGGCAATGCTATGAAAGAGATCATCTCTCTTCCACAGCACCTGAAATTACAGAAACTGAACTAAAAGATCATTTCAGACATTTGTCTGGAAACTTTTATAACGTTAGATATATCTCTATTGACAGCAATGGAGATAATATCTGGCATTTTTAATAATGTCAGTCGAGAGAACATGATATAATTTTGCAAAGAGTGTATATCAATGATAGTTAAGCAAATTCTGAGCGAAGAGATGTTAACCCTTCCCGAAGTGAGGGGTGCTCTGCACGATATTATGGAAGAGCGTTTGAATAACGAGGAAGAGCTGGGATATGAGCTACGTAAGGCCATAAATCACGCAGACATGTTCTCAAAGTCATCGCCGGAAAAATCAAGAGAACTTGTGAACAAGCTCCTTGAACTTGAAAAAATGAAACCTGAAATTGCTATTCGCATAGCAGACATCATGCCTCTGACAAGAGATGAGCTCAGGTCCCTCTATGCAAAAGAGAGATTCACTTTAGCAGACGAGGAACTGGACCAGATGCTTGAAATGGTCGAAGAGGCAATGGATTAGATTTATATCATATCCATCCTTTTTTAACAGCAAGAATAATTAACCATTAGCAGTGGGAACACCGGAGGGAATATATGCCAGCTAGGGGAAAGCCACCTGAAAAAGAAGAATTCGCATGGGTACTGGATTACCTGCCGTATGGAAATTCGGATGATAGGCGGCCATCCTACCAGAAGAAACCTATTGTACAGGCGGTTGGTGAGAAGAACTTTGTTCTTATGGAACTTGTACCCAAAGAAGGCAAAATCCCTGACATCCAATCCCGCGTATATATTGGTGAAGGTGACAGGGACGAGATCGACCATGTGAAACACAGAACCACATACGATGATCTCAGCCATGGTGCCCAGATAGAACTTCCGTTCATTCTCGAGACAAATGTTACTCATGATGAACAGAGGTTTGTCAAGTTTTTCAATGACGCACATCCAATTACCAACAGGCTCCATATGCTTGAGCTGTTGCCCGGTATCGGGAAAAAACTGATGTGGGCCATAATAGATGAAAGGAAGAAAGGTCCGTTCAGCAGCCTTGAGGAACTACATGAAAGAGTGGGAGGAGTACATTCCCCACAGAAGGTTATAGCCAATCGTATAATCGATGAACTCAAGGATGACAACATAAAGTACAGACTCTTCACTCTTCCGCCCAGACGTCCAAAGCATTAAAGGGTGTTAGTTCTTTGGTCAGGGACATTCTCAGGAAATATGGTATCCGGGGCGGAAACCATGATCAGCATTTTCTTGTGGATGAACGCATGCTCGACCGAATCGTCGATGCTGCGGACATCCGTCCTGATGAAACCATACTTGAGATAGGAGCAGGGATAGGGAACCTCACAGAAAGGCTCATGGCAAAAGCAAGCAAAGTGATTGCCATCGAACGTGACCCTGCCCTTGTCAATGTCCTGATCAGCCGTTTCGGGGAAACTGATAAGCTAGAGATAATACATGCCGATGTACTTGATGTTGATTTCCCGGATTTTGACAAGGTCGTGGCGAACCTTCCTTACTCGATCTCATCTGAGATCACTTTTAAACTCTTCAAATATGACTTTGACCTGGGAATACTGATGTACCAGCTCGAATTTGCAGAACGCATGGTAGCCAGGGAAAACTCGAAGGATTACAGCCGGCTGTCGGTTAACACACACTATTTTGCCGATGCATCGATAATTATGAAAGTTCCGAGAGGAGCATTTTCACCACCACCTGAAGTGCTTTCTGCCGTCGTGAAAGTCGTACCCCGACCCGCACAATTTGAGGTGGCTGACGAAAAGTACTTCCTCGATTTTGTAACCGCAGTTTTTGGTCAGAGACGCAAGAAGATGAGAAATTCCATCCTCAAGAACAAGCAGCCTCTTGGTATCCCGGACATGAAAGAGTTCATAAGTGAGCTTCCACGGGAAATGCTGGATAAACGACCCGAAAACCTTGAACCAGCAGAATTCGCATACCTTGCCAACCTGATGTACAGGCATAAAGAAGAGATACAGGCAAATGGTCACCATCAACTACAAAAATGCAGCAATAAATCGGGCTGATAATGTATATGAGCCTGCAGAGGATTCTTTTCTACTTGCAGATGCTGCACTAGAGATATGTACTGACGGAATGCACATACTGGAAATTGGGACCGGTACAGGTTTTGTAGCTGCAGTATTGCAGGCTAACAAAGACATCCGGCTTGTGGCAACCGAAATAAATCCATATGCAGTCGAATGTGCAAGCTCCAACGGCGTATCGGTGATCAGAACAGACATGTTTGCCGGCATAAAAAAAAACAAGAGTTTTGATATAGTGATATTCAACCCCCCGTATCTGCCCACATCTGATGATGAAAAGGTTCCGGGATGGCTGAACTATGCCTTTGACGGAGGAAGAAACGGACGTGATGCGATCGTCGGTTTCATGAAAGAAGTTAGCAATTATCTTTCGGAAAATGGAATAATTCTACTTCTGATATCTTCACTGACAGGTATAGACGAAGTTAAAGAAATCATGCGTGAGCATGGCATACAGTCCGGAATTATTGCACGTACAAAATGTTCTTTTGAAGAACTCGTGGTCATTGAAGGAAGAATTGTTTAAGTCTGAATCAGGACTTGAGTACAAGTCTCTATTAGAGGTATGCTGCAGCGGAATGATTTACTAATCAGGCTAAGGACATCTGTGTTCAAATATTAGTATGTAGATAAATTTAAATAGAATAAGAATTCTCTCTATAAGTAACATTTGAACTTTTGTATTGTTCGTTAGATTCAGACATCTGAACAGCATCCCACGGCAAAGTTTAATGACAAAAGCAGCGATACTTGCCTGTTATGAACAGGCTCATGAGAAAACGGCATTAATGCTTGAAAAAATAAGTTTTTCAGTCTGCAAGCTGGATTGTTCCAAGGATAATTGCGACAGGGAACTAAGTAATACAAGTGCAGATTTGCTTTTTTGTTACACAGAAAAGGTTAATGAAGAAATGGTTGATCGCTGTCTTGCATACTCTCGCGATAATCAAATACCTGTTATTTTCATAATATCCCGTTTTACCGGCTTTCCAGAAAAAATACAATCTTTTGAGCATGCGTGGTTTATAAAGGAACCATTTGACGAAGATGAACTCAGCTTCACCATTGAAA
The window above is part of the Methanolobus zinderi genome. Proteins encoded here:
- the trmY gene encoding tRNA (pseudouridine(54)-N(1))-methyltransferase TrmY; this translates as MKDFVIIGHKALTTGDFSLNDLPGSAGRMDILCRCINSALFLSHGMRRDINVHLILLGEPDPGKIVRFNGEELRYLNPDERSSGSLIKKALEKVATDFETRSTPGVRIRRGGLEKLMQEFIDDNRNIYYLREDGEDIRDVNDLADDAVFVLGDHMGVTEEEEDIINKGASKTLSIGPLSLHSDHCITIILNDLDRLEQPKND
- a CDS encoding tRNA pseudouridine(54/55) synthase Pus10, whose translation is MTILETAKKIINEGPICDNCMGRQFAKLSTGLTNVERGQAVKLSLAMEGDLLLKESGDDSILKELAPSSAFARKSLGIKTDDEKCWVCLGLYDNLDTWADRAIEAVGDIEYSTFLVGTKISGLLAENEEILWSECGITHAEQFKTELNREVGKLIAARTGKEVEFERPDVLFTLDIANDKVDLQIRSLYIQGRYRKLIRGIPQTRWPCKGCGGRGCEKCDFTGKQYPESVDEIIRVEVVRTCKSEDTTFHGAGREDIDALMLGSGRPFVVEAVEPAIRSIDVDELEKKINAFAGGKVEVEGLKIVEKDVIETLKSSQADKVYKLKVTFNEPVSREKLISSINNLVGAEISQRTPQRVSHRRADLVRKRRVHDMQLLEFTDEYAIIQVHCDGGLYVKELTSSDEGRTQPSLTGELGVQAKVTELDVINVDI
- a CDS encoding 50S ribosomal protein L21e translates to MPTSHGEKCCTRYKLKKSVRERGLSPVSKAIQEFDEGQMVHIDIDPSIQKGMPHARYQGRTGKIIGQRGRAYLLQVRDGNAMKEIISLPQHLKLQKLN
- a CDS encoding RNA polymerase Rpb4 family protein, which produces MIVKQILSEEMLTLPEVRGALHDIMEERLNNEEELGYELRKAINHADMFSKSSPEKSRELVNKLLELEKMKPEIAIRIADIMPLTRDELRSLYAKERFTLADEELDQMLEMVEEAMD
- a CDS encoding DUF655 domain-containing protein produces the protein MPARGKPPEKEEFAWVLDYLPYGNSDDRRPSYQKKPIVQAVGEKNFVLMELVPKEGKIPDIQSRVYIGEGDRDEIDHVKHRTTYDDLSHGAQIELPFILETNVTHDEQRFVKFFNDAHPITNRLHMLELLPGIGKKLMWAIIDERKKGPFSSLEELHERVGGVHSPQKVIANRIIDELKDDNIKYRLFTLPPRRPKH
- the rsmA gene encoding 16S rRNA (adenine(1518)-N(6)/adenine(1519)-N(6))-dimethyltransferase RsmA; translated protein: MVRDILRKYGIRGGNHDQHFLVDERMLDRIVDAADIRPDETILEIGAGIGNLTERLMAKASKVIAIERDPALVNVLISRFGETDKLEIIHADVLDVDFPDFDKVVANLPYSISSEITFKLFKYDFDLGILMYQLEFAERMVARENSKDYSRLSVNTHYFADASIIMKVPRGAFSPPPEVLSAVVKVVPRPAQFEVADEKYFLDFVTAVFGQRRKKMRNSILKNKQPLGIPDMKEFISELPREMLDKRPENLEPAEFAYLANLMYRHKEEIQANGHHQLQKCSNKSG
- a CDS encoding HemK2/MTQ2 family protein methyltransferase, with product MVTINYKNAAINRADNVYEPAEDSFLLADAALEICTDGMHILEIGTGTGFVAAVLQANKDIRLVATEINPYAVECASSNGVSVIRTDMFAGIKKNKSFDIVIFNPPYLPTSDDEKVPGWLNYAFDGGRNGRDAIVGFMKEVSNYLSENGIILLLISSLTGIDEVKEIMREHGIQSGIIARTKCSFEELVVIEGRIV